A DNA window from Onychostoma macrolepis isolate SWU-2019 chromosome 13, ASM1243209v1, whole genome shotgun sequence contains the following coding sequences:
- the LOC131552659 gene encoding uncharacterized protein LOC131552659, with amino-acid sequence MDVYENAHYVHCYAHQLNLVMQQATSKIPKVSTFFSELGGFCAFFSRSPKRTSVLDDVVGSRLPRACATRWNFHSRSVNTVYEHRDDLLKCFKTIQDSGNFDAVTVREAGGFVRMLEDGTFCFFLQLFHKIMPHVDMLFQQLQKRNIDPIFIKAAISKFADSIRNIRSSIFTVQEEIPAAKRQRILGPAEQHRIAIEVCDTIWAQTKERFAFTGHLVSSTLLHGELFSQHAKTFPSAALNATVEAYPMLNKARLKTELSLVYENPVFEKCSGAVPLYQFFMENNLQCTFSETVNLLKILITTPMTSAESERCFSTLKRIKTFLRSTMSQERLNALAMLSMEKKIVKDMPNFNNKVIDRFATQKERRAKFLYK; translated from the exons ATGGATGTGTATGAAAACGCACACTACGTACATTGTTACGCACATCAGCTCAATCTGGTAATGCAGCAAGCCACCTCAAAGATACCCAAAGTCTCCACATTTTTTTCGGAGCTAGGTggattttgtgcatttttttcaaGGTCGCCCAAACGGACCAGCGTGCTTGATGATGTTGTTGGCAGCAGACTTCCGAGAGCGTGTGCAACAAGATGGAACTTTCACAGTCGCTCAGTGAACACTGTATATGAGCACAGGGATGATCTTCTTAAGTGTTTTAAGACCATTCAGGACTCTGGGAACTTTGATGCTGTGACTGTGAGAGAAGCAGGAGGGTTTGTGAGGATGCTGGAGGATGGTACATTTTGCTTTTTTCTCCAACTATTTCACAAAATCATGCCACACGTCGACATGCTCTTTCAGCAGCTTCAGAAACGAAACATTGACCCCATCTTCATCAAAGCTGCCATCTCTAAGTTTGCCGACAGCATTAGAAACATCAG GTCTTCCATATTCACTGTGCAAGAGGAGATTCCAGCTGCCAAGCGACAGAGGATACTGGGGCCCGCAGAACAACATCGGATTGCTATTGAG GTGTGTGATACCATCTGGGCTCAGACAAAGGAGCGCTTTGCGTTCACTGGGCACCTTGTGAGTTCAACACTGCTGCATGGAGAGCTGTTCTCACAGCATGCTAAAACCTTTCCAAGTGCTGCATTGAATGCCACCGTGGAGGCCTATCCGATGCTGAACAAGGCTAGACTGAAGACAGAACTATCCTTGGTCTATGAAAACCCGGTGTTTGAAAAGTGTAGTGGTGCAGTGCCTCTGTATCAGTTTTTTATGGAGAACAACCTTCAGTGCACATTTTCAGAAACTGTTAATCTTCTGAAAATCCTTATCACTACTCCAATGACATCAGCAGAATCTGAAAGATGCTTCTCCACTCTAAAAAGAATCAAAACGTTCCTAAGGAGCACAATGTCTCAAGAAAGACTGAATGCCCTTGCCATGCTTTCTATGGAGAAAAAGATTGTGAAAGACATGCCCAACTTCAACAACAAAGTTATTGATAGGTTTGCAACCCAGAAAGAAAGGAGAGCCAAATTTCTTTACAAGTGA